The genomic window GCTGGTCTGGGCTTGGATTAGGTCCTGCTAAATCAGTAATTCAGtcctttttcttccagctggCTAAGATGCCTGGGTGGCTCCCTTCATCGTAACATCAGAGCACTTCCCAATCTTTCAGCCTCCCACACAGCACGAGGCAGAGCGGGGCTGTTACCAAACgctattttctcttttacaacTGGGAGAAttgagaaacagcagcagcaggagagttGCTCAAGGTTATATGGGAAATACTCCGCTCTGAATGCAACTCTTGGTTCCTCGTCAGTGCCTCTTCCTCaccatctccctcctcttcctcagcctctAGGCTTTGtgagagtggtttttttctttttctttaaatacaccACCATTCTTTCCTGCCAGTGAAGGAAACCTTCCCAAGGAACAGCTGACTGTAACAATGATGCAGCAGTGCCTGCCTGAGCCTGCAGTCTGTTTGAAACAATGATGAGAGAAATGGGGCTGCTCTGCATTAACAGCGCCTTATCTCGAGCCTCTGGGAAATGCCATGTAAATGTGGACACAGCTAAAATTCACGGGGGACAGAAACAGCCCAGAAAGCAGACAGACCATCAATCGCCCTCTCTGCATTTGAAGCACTTGATGCAAGAGAGGTCAGATTTTGGTCCACAGGTGAGATAAGCTATAAAGAACCTGATTATTTCTCCCCAGACGAGGAACATGAGGCTACTTGGCCAGGAGAAGATGACGGAGCAAAACTTACTGTCAGAAGCTGAACCATATCCACAGGTCTCTGCGAAATGGGGTGAGGAGACGGCTCTTGTTTGAGAGCGGACTGTGGCTCCGGGCGATTGAGGGGCAGCCCCGGCGGGGCCCCAGGACCTGATGTCGTGGGGATAAACATGGATTGCTTGGGAACCGCCTGAGGTTGGTGCGGTGACGGAAGCTCCTGTTTCATCGAAATGGCAACGGGCGAAGGGTAGGAGGTCTGGCCCGTGTCCGCTTGTGCCCTCTGAAGGTGAACGTGAGGGTCTATCTGTGCCGCATGCCTATTTACAGTGGGGTGGTGACTCTGTTCAGGTCCCGCTGCTGGCGGGCCCTTGGGATCCTGGGGAATCTGAGGAGTCTTGCTGCGTACTGGCTGGCTGGGGTGTGAGTGTTCACCCTCCGGTAGACCCTGGGAAGCAGGTggtgggggaaaaaggaaagattttacgCTGTGGGCATATCAGAACTCGTTAAATTCAACAATAAGGCTGCCAGGACACCATCAGATTGCTGGGGGAGAAACCTGTGTCTCTACACCACAGCACCAGCCCTGCTACGGTGAAGCCTGGACCAGTCCCCCTGTTCCAAGGCTACCCCACCAGCCTCTCACACCCAAGAGGTGAAACCACATCTCCTGAATTCTGGCCCAAGCCCTTCCTTAGCCCACGGATGTCTGACCTACACGCCACCTTGATGTTAACAATTCTCCCCCCTGACACCTCTAAGTCTAGAAACCTGTAGGCAGCTTCACACTTTCTGGTTTGAGTTCTAGAGTAGTTAAGAAAACGTGTTATTTCAGCTTCCTCTAATGCTAAGCAGCATTCAAACCCCATTTCCCAAACAAAATAGCTCTTCTTGTGCTATGAACTTAAGTAGGGCTTGGAAACTATCCACAGACAGCTAAACTCAGCTCCCGCGGCCACGCAGAGCCATGCTGGGGCTGTAATTAGCTCAAAGCACTCTAGATTTCAGGTAGGAGAAGAAAGGGTTTTATTTCTCACCTGAGATGGGGTCATGCTCCGGGAAGGCAGCCCGATGGGTGAGGCACCTGGGAACTGAGGATGCCCGAGCTGTGCCGCTGTATGGTAATTCCTCATGTCACCATACACAGACCGATAATCGTGAAAGGAGCTCCCCGTGGGGTGCATGATCTGTACTCCGTGCGGTACCACCACCGGCTGCGTCAAAGGCAGTCCAGGcagctggctgctggaggggacgctgAGGAGCCGGGGCTCACTGTGAGGAGAGTGCGCCATCTTGCCTTCAGAGGATTTTGGcgtctcttttccaggctgagggGTCTTACTGACAGGGGGAGTTTTCACAGCCCCTTCAGGTGTTCGGGATTGTCTCGTTTCTGAGTGGTGCTCACCCACAGCAGCCATGTGTGGGTGCATGATCATCCTCACATCCCGGGGGACGTTGTACTGGTCAAGCCTGATGCTCGTGGGATGCATGCGGTAATCTGGCTGCATCACCAGCACGTCAGACTGAACGGGGGCTGGTCCTCGGCACACCGTGGTGTGGTGGTAGTGCATCTCCTCCTCAGGGGGATGCTGAGAAGACAGAGGAGGCATGACTATGTCTCGTATCGGAGCTGGCTGAGGTGTGCTGGATCGCTGAGGTTTGATCTCTATCTGGGgttgcagagcagctctgggggAGTGGAGAGCTTCTGGGCGGATGCCGTAAGGGATGCCGGAGAGAGGAGGGGTGTTCATCCTCACCTCACCTTGGGACAGATGGCCCAGGGACACAGTCTGTGTTACGCTGTGAGGAGGCATGATAACAGATTGCTCAGGATGCATGCTGGATATGTACTGAGGAACGGGAATTCCTGGCGCCAGCATGACCGGGGTGCTGCTCGATAAAGCTGGAGATGAGGTACTGCCAGGATGACAAGCCCGGGGGAACGGTGATGGCGAGTGCCCGCTAGTACGCGGTGAGTGTGGCTCCTGTTTTGTGACCCCCAAGTGGGAAATAGCCCGGTCAGTTGGGGTGCTGGGTCCCGAGCTGACGTGGTTTGCTTCCGAATGCATTTTCCCAGAGAGGGAAGGGTGGTGAGGACTAACTCCGGGACTCAAGTTGGAGGGTTGCAGAGTCTTGGTCTCCACTTTCAGAGCAGCTGGATCGGACAGTTTTTTGTTCACAACCATCTGGTTGTGAACAAGTACGGGTGGAGTGTTTACAGTCTGTGTGAGGACTTTACCAGGCTGAGATGCTGGAGTCTGGACAGAAAGGTGGGACGAGTCAGACTTCTCCAGCGCAGTGCGCTCTTGTTTAACGGAGGAGATGACGGGCGACGTATTATAGGGTTGTGATCCTAGTACCAAAGAAGAATGTGTGGAAACAGTCCCGTAGCCCGCCGAAGTCTGGGAGCCTTTCGGTGTGGGCTGAGATGGCGTGATAGGTTCTTGTTTAATCTGAGACTTGGATACAGACTGCTGAAACTCTATGTCGACAGCGCTGGCTGGAGGAATCTGGCTGATCTTGGCACTAATTCGCTGAGGGCCTTCCGTCTTCTGTCCCGAGTAACTCAGAAGCACTACCCCTTCCGAGGTGTTCACTCGCAGCCCTGGACTGGACCCAGTCTCTACAGGCCTCTCCTCAATAATAGACATCGATCCCGGATGAAACCGACTGTTATCATTTGTGCTTGACCTCTGCTTAAATTTCGGTGACGGGGCATTGACAAGACACGTCTGGGTTTGGGGAGCTTGCTTCACCAAGGTGATCCTTGGAGCCTCCTCCAGATCCACGCTGTGGGGCATCCTGCTTATAACAGAAGTGGCTTTGGGAGCAATCACAGTACTTATCTTTTCCTTCTCGCTGAACACCGGTGCTTCAGCCACTGGTGGGTCCAAGGCGTTGGTGACGGGAACTGCTGGCTTCTCCTCTGAAACTGGCTTTATGGCCTCTACCGCAGGGTGGAGGGGTGCCTCCTCCAAACAAGGTGCGCTCACTGGCTCGGCGTGTGTCGTCGTCACATGCGTGGAGGTTATGCTTGTTGCCGAGACGTACTTGGGCTCCATGAGTATCTTCCTCAAAGTGCTGGAGTTTGTATTGATATCTGATGCCTTTGTGTCTGGTGGGAGAGCAGGTGGGGGCGTGGAACGGGCACGGGGTTCCTCATGCCTCACCATCCACTCTGGCACTTTGGCAGTGCCAGAGTGAAGGGGGACGATTGTGGTGGGCACTGGGGTGGGCAGCTTGGCCACTGCTGAAGGGACAGCAGGAAGGGTTGCATTTGGAGCGCTCGGCGGTGTGATGGGCGCGTTCTCCATGGGCGACCGTATCTTGAATCCACTCTGACTTCCCTCATCAAGGGGAACTGGTGGGGTGGCCAGGTCTAGAGGAGTCAGAGCGGGCGCTTTCGGTGAAGTGCTGCTCTCAGCAACAGCTTCGTGCGCAACCACAATGTCAGTGGCTGCAGCCTTGCTGGCGTCAGAAGCACTTGGTTCCACGGACGCCTGAGCCACTGTTTTAGTTTGCTTCTCCTCCTTAGAGGCTTCTTCGGGTTTTGTCTTTACTTCGTTAGTGGGGGGCGACTTGCTCTGCACCCTCTCCAGCTCAAAGGTGTTGACTTCAGCGGCATCGCCCTTTCTGCCCGTGCTCCTTTTGCGTCTCTGCCGCGTGGTTTTCTGACGGCCCTTTTCCTTCCGAGCAACTTCAGCCTCCTGCAAGGTCTCGGCCTCCTGTGCAGAATTGGAAGATTCACTGAAGCTGACTTCGGCCTCCTTGCTCTCCGTCTCTACTGTCgatggggcagagctgggaaccGGCTGCACGGTGGGCTCAACAGCAGCCTCCGTTTCTAGGATATTATTCACTGCCTGATCAGTCTCGGGCTCCATCTCCCCCCGAGGAGATGGTAACACCAAGGGCTCTGCAGGGATTTCAGCTTCTGATTCAGCGGGATACGTCGGGGGTGCAGGAAAGCTTTCAGTCTCCCCAGAAATATCATTGATGATGGAGCCGATGGCTGCCGCCAACTCTGTTTCACTAGCTTGATGTGCAGGTttatctccctcctcctcctgacGAACTTCAGGTACATCTGCTGTCGGCTCTTTGTAGGCAGCAATTGATGGAGGAGTTTCAGTGAGTTTTGCAATATTCTCCACGGCCTGCTCAAGTTCAATCTGTTTTGCTAACTGGGCAGCTTCAGGGGACTGCTTTGGTTCCCGCACCacctctttttccatttctgggaATGAATCTTCTACCTCACTCTTAGCAAAATGGGGTGACAAGATGTCCTCTTTCTGGGGGCTCTTAATTTTGGCCGGTGACACCGCCAccggctctgcctcctcctcagtTGGCCGCAAGGCACCCTTGACTTCGTCCACATTGAGGCGTATTTCTACATTTTTGAGACACACGGATGCTTTATCTACAACAGTTTTGGTATTTTTATACCTTCCCCTTTTGGATTTCGTAACTTTCTCTGGCACCGGCTTCTTTTCAATGATCTCAACTGTGGGGATTTCTAGCTGGTTTTTCTCTGCATCCAGTTCTTTCCTATCGCGTTTCTGCTCACTCGCTGCCAGCTCTTTCTCagtggcttttgctttgctgctgttgtcaCCAATGCTTGTCTCCTGACCACTTCTTTCAGCAGCCTCTTCAGATTCAGCCGAGGTATCGGCTTTCGGttcattcttccctttcttcccctgttGGCTGGTAGCAGCTGATGAGTGACTGTGTGTTAGCTTCTGGGATCTAGGAGACCTCCAACCTTCTGCAGGCTTAGGAGCTTCCACAGCATCTTTAGTTTCAGACTCCTCCACCTCTTGCTGTACCGGTTCTGTCTTTATCGGAGAGATGTCCTCCTCTGGCTTACGGCGGGTTTTTGGAGGTCTTCCCCTCCTCGGGGTCGTAGGAACAGTTGTCACTGTTTCTTGCGGTTCCTTCTCCCCTCTCTTCCTGGTGGATCTAGTGACCTCCATGGAGTCCTTCACTGGAGATGGGCCTTCATTGTCCCCTGTGGTAGCGTAGACTGACCTTACGTTTCTGCGCCTAGTACGGCCTATTGGCAAGCTTGGCTCCACATTTTCTGGCTCTGCAGCAGAACTAGGGGATTTAGCAGCATTCCTTGAAACCTTCTCTGCTTCCACTTTCAATTCGGAAAGTTTCTGCGTCTCCCCACGAGGAGAGCTTGACCTTTTAAGTTTTTCACGGTCAATTCTTTCGCTCTTTCTCGTGACGGGTTTTTCTGTCACATTAGCTGCAGCTGATTGCACAGGAGTCTTGGAGCGTTTACTCTTGTAGGACTTCTTATCTTTTACAACAACTGGAGGTTCAGCTTCCATATCATTGTCAGAAACGGGCGGCAGGACCTCAGCAGCCACCTCCACCTTTTGATTTGCACTAGCATCAGTGTTGGCAGAAGGTGGAGGATTTTCTTCTTTAGGTTCAGCAGCCTCATCGGACTTCTGAACTAGCTTGGGCGGAGGTGGAATCAGCTGGGCAGCTTCGGGTTCTGGATCTACACTTATGTCTGCTTGGGAAAACGAAGCTCCAGGAGTAGGAGGCTTTGTATCCAAGTATGAAGGGTGCTCTGTTGCCACAGCATCTTCCTCTGGCGCCAGGGTAGTAGCAACAACTTCTTTACTAGCTTCTACGACTGGCGGGGGTTCAGTTTGCTCAGGTGGTTCGATTTTGACAGGAGCAGCAAGTTCAGGAAAAGGTTTTTGTTCCTCTACTGCAGAAGCAGGTTCagatggtttttcttcttttacagaagTTGCCTCCACCACTACCTTTTCATTTGCTACCTTCTCAACCGGTGCTGGTTCCTGTGGTAGGACAGTAACCGAAGAGGGACCGACTACTGAGGAAGTTTTATGTTCCAGTTCTTTACTATCAGGAACTGTTTCTGGTGTTTTCGGTCGGTTTTCTTTATCTTCctgtttttccacttcttttggTTTCTgatccttctccttttctttctgctgcattCGCGTTAGTTCAACAAATCTACTGTGGAAGAGAACCACCGGTTCTTGCACCAAATCAGCCACACTGTTAGTCCCATCAGAGGAAGACTGTCTCCCGTACAATCTACCAGAAATGAAGTCGAGATCATCGTCTTTTCTCTCTAAATGCTGCAGGCGCTTGGAGTCCTGTTCAAAGATTGAACTATGCAAAAACCGAGAAGCAAACAGTTCCTGTCTTTCTTGTTCCTCCTCTTTATGATCTTCTTTCTTATCATCCAGTTTTCCACCTTCTGAATcagtcctgatttttttctttttcatataccAAGAGGGAATAGGTCTTGGAGCTGAGTCAACCTTCTCTTTGTCTTTATTGTTTCTAAAACTAGCAAATCTTGAATCCCAATCTAGAAAGGACCAATTTTCTTCTCTGGATGAAGAGAGAGATTTAGCTCTTTCAAGCAAGGCCTTTGTGTCTGGTGTGATTGTCTTGTCCAATGCAAAAGAgtaaaatttgtttctttctaagGAACTTGACAGTCTTTCCTCTCTTTCACGTAACTTCTCTTCTCTGTCCCTTAATAAAAAAGACAACCTGGAACTCTCTAACAAGGATGAGGCTTTTGGGGAATGGGGCTTGTTTTCACTGTCATCATCTGAATCTGAAGGCACCTCCCCTGGTTCCAGGTCTCGGACAGACCGCTTGCGTATGCTGTCTCTTTTGACGATGCTGCTTGGAAAGCTAATATCAACTCTGCCAGGCTCCTGCTTCACTTGTGTTTCCCACCTACTTGAGTCATCTTCAGAACTCAATACAGATAGTTTTATTTTAGCCATTTCTGCCATCTGCTCCCTTCTGCTGGAATCATAAGGATTAAATTTTAGTGAGTCCTCCCTCACAGTCATGTTGGAGTACGAAAGAcccttttcttctattttaggTGACTCTTTGGTTTCCTTTAATGGCATTAGCCTTGGAGAATCGAGTGTATCATCATCTTCATGGAAAGGGAAGTGTCGGATACTAGGGGAACAAGATGTCCTTTCAGAGTCCTCACTCACCTGACGAGAACTTCTgtagtttctttctcttttagtgCTAATTTCAAAGTCAAACTGGtcagtctttttccttttacttggTGGAGAGTCATCGGTGACATCTTGCGGAGGTTTTCCCACCTCATGGACCAAGCTCCGTCTTTCATATTCATCCACATCTTTCTTTGGACTGCCAAACTTCTCAGACTTCGCTATCTCCATTTCCAGCTGCTGTTTTAGCCTGCGACTTTGCTCCATTTGTTTCCTGTAACTTTGCGTGTGGTCAATGTCAATGCCAATTTTCTCCTCTGTATCAGTTGACTGAGGCTTCTCTTGGCCAAGTTTATGGTCGGGTGTGTCTTCAGGAAGACCAGAGTAATTCTTCCTTGCATCCTCTCTCTCTGTTCCTTGGTCATCTAGTAGCTGTACCTGTTTATGCTGGGGTTTTACTGGATTCAATTTTTTAGAAGAGAGTTCCTGAACTTCCACTGGTTCATCGGCTGCCTCTATTAGCCTCGCCTGCAGATCTAGGGTGGGACGCATGCCAATCCCACCAACATTAAGAGTCTCCTGAATTTCTTTGGGACTAGTAACAGGAATAAGTCTTTCCAGTTTGAGTTTTTTAGATTCCCTTTTAAGCATCTCCTTCCTCAGGGGTTTTCTCTCCAATTCTCCTTCCCTTAACATTGTCGCTTCTCTAGATGAAGCCGTTGCATCAAGCTGCTTTTTCAAAACCATGCGTGCATCTTCCTCATCTTGGCTGCTTCTTTTTACTTCCAGTTTTTGCCTGTCAGGCTTCAGATTTGCATCAGCAAAACGTCTTTTACGAGCCTCCAACTTATCTAAATCTACCGCGTTGGCCCCCTCAGAAGTTTGCTCTGTCTTCAAGTGCTTTTTGGGTTTCAGTTTTCCCTCCTTATCCACCACTTCTACGTGACT from Accipiter gentilis chromosome 1, bAccGen1.1, whole genome shotgun sequence includes these protein-coding regions:
- the SPEN gene encoding msx2-interacting protein isoform X4 — its product is MVRETRHLWVGNLPENVREEKIIEHFKRYGRVESVKILPKRGSEGGVAAFVDFVDIKSAQKAHNSVNKMGDRDLRTDYNEPGTIPSAARGLDDTVSIASRSREVSGFRGGGGGPTYGPPPSLHAREGRYERRLDGASDNRERAYEHSAYGHHERGTGGFDRTRHYDQDYYRDPRERTLQHGLYYTSRSRSPNRFDAHDPRYEPRAREQFTLPSVVHRDIYRDDITREVRGRRPERNYQHSRSRSPHSSQSRTQSPQRLASQASRPTRSPSGSGSRSRSSSSDSISSSSSTSSDSSDSSSSSSDESPARSVQSTAVPAPASQLLPSLEKDEPRKSFGIKVQNLPVRSTDTSLKDGLFHEFKKYGKVTSVQIHGASEERYGLVFFRQQEDQEKALNASKGKLFFGMQIEVTAWIGPETESENEFRPLDERIDEFHPKATRTLFIGNLEKTTTYHDLRNIFQRFGGIVDIDIKKVNGVPQYAFLQYCDIASVCKAIKKMDGEYLGNNRLKLGFGKSMPTNCVWLDGLSTNVTDQYLTRHFCRYGPVVKVDFANRESQLAFYHSMEKTGQDIRDFYEMLAERSRDERRGSYEYAPDRTYYETVRTPGTYPEDPRREYPARGREFYAEWDPYQGDYYDPRYYDDPREYRDYRGDPYEQDIREYSYRQRERERERERFESDRDRDHERRPIERSQSPTHSRRPQSPGASPSQSERLQSDSERRIYSRSSDRSGSCSSLSPPRYDKLDKARVERYAKNEKTEKERVFEQERVDKEKRLVRKEKPEKSEKEKTDKQKRKAKIHSPSSQSSETDQENEREPSPEKLKGNSKQSKERGDKEGTAKNRLELMPCVVLTRVKEKEGKVIDQPTLEKLRAKLDNDTMKSPLLEQKTQTSQAEQTKSDQSKLEPVRTKVQKEKALASHVEVVDKEGKLKPKKHLKTEQTSEGANAVDLDKLEARKRRFADANLKPDRQKLEVKRSSQDEEDARMVLKKQLDATASSREATMLREGELERKPLRKEMLKRESKKLKLERLIPVTSPKEIQETLNVGGIGMRPTLDLQARLIEAADEPVEVQELSSKKLNPVKPQHKQVQLLDDQGTEREDARKNYSGLPEDTPDHKLGQEKPQSTDTEEKIGIDIDHTQSYRKQMEQSRRLKQQLEMEIAKSEKFGSPKKDVDEYERRSLVHEVGKPPQDVTDDSPPSKRKKTDQFDFEISTKRERNYRSSRQVSEDSERTSCSPSIRHFPFHEDDDTLDSPRLMPLKETKESPKIEEKGLSYSNMTVREDSLKFNPYDSSRREQMAEMAKIKLSVLSSEDDSSRWETQVKQEPGRVDISFPSSIVKRDSIRKRSVRDLEPGEVPSDSDDDSENKPHSPKASSLLESSRLSFLLRDREEKLREREERLSSSLERNKFYSFALDKTITPDTKALLERAKSLSSSREENWSFLDWDSRFASFRNNKDKEKVDSAPRPIPSWYMKKKKIRTDSEGGKLDDKKEDHKEEEQERQELFASRFLHSSIFEQDSKRLQHLERKDDDLDFISGRLYGRQSSSDGTNSVADLVQEPVVLFHSRFVELTRMQQKEKEKDQKPKEVEKQEDKENRPKTPETVPDSKELEHKTSSVVGPSSVTVLPQEPAPVEKVANEKVVVEATSVKEEKPSEPASAVEEQKPFPELAAPVKIEPPEQTEPPPVVEASKEVVATTLAPEEDAVATEHPSYLDTKPPTPGASFSQADISVDPEPEAAQLIPPPPKLVQKSDEAAEPKEENPPPSANTDASANQKVEVAAEVLPPVSDNDMEAEPPVVVKDKKSYKSKRSKTPVQSAAANVTEKPVTRKSERIDREKLKRSSSPRGETQKLSELKVEAEKVSRNAAKSPSSAAEPENVEPSLPIGRTRRRNVRSVYATTGDNEGPSPVKDSMEVTRSTRKRGEKEPQETVTTVPTTPRRGRPPKTRRKPEEDISPIKTEPVQQEVEESETKDAVEAPKPAEGWRSPRSQKLTHSHSSAATSQQGKKGKNEPKADTSAESEEAAERSGQETSIGDNSSKAKATEKELAASEQKRDRKELDAEKNQLEIPTVEIIEKKPVPEKVTKSKRGRYKNTKTVVDKASVCLKNVEIRLNVDEVKGALRPTEEEAEPVAVSPAKIKSPQKEDILSPHFAKSEVEDSFPEMEKEVVREPKQSPEAAQLAKQIELEQAVENIAKLTETPPSIAAYKEPTADVPEVRQEEEGDKPAHQASETELAAAIGSIINDISGETESFPAPPTYPAESEAEIPAEPLVLPSPRGEMEPETDQAVNNILETEAAVEPTVQPVPSSAPSTVETESKEAEVSFSESSNSAQEAETLQEAEVARKEKGRQKTTRQRRKRSTGRKGDAAEVNTFELERVQSKSPPTNEVKTKPEEASKEEKQTKTVAQASVEPSASDASKAAATDIVVAHEAVAESSTSPKAPALTPLDLATPPVPLDEGSQSGFKIRSPMENAPITPPSAPNATLPAVPSAVAKLPTPVPTTIVPLHSGTAKVPEWMVRHEEPRARSTPPPALPPDTKASDINTNSSTLRKILMEPKYVSATSITSTHVTTTHAEPVSAPCLEEAPLHPAVEAIKPVSEEKPAVPVTNALDPPVAEAPVFSEKEKISTVIAPKATSVISRMPHSVDLEEAPRITLVKQAPQTQTCLVNAPSPKFKQRSSTNDNSRFHPGSMSIIEERPVETGSSPGLRVNTSEGVVLLSYSGQKTEGPQRISAKISQIPPASAVDIEFQQSVSKSQIKQEPITPSQPTPKGSQTSAGYGTVSTHSSLVLGSQPYNTSPVISSVKQERTALEKSDSSHLSVQTPASQPGKVLTQTVNTPPVLVHNQMVVNKKLSDPAALKVETKTLQPSNLSPGVSPHHPSLSGKMHSEANHVSSGPSTPTDRAISHLGVTKQEPHSPRTSGHSPSPFPRACHPGSTSSPALSSSTPVMLAPGIPVPQYISSMHPEQSVIMPPHSVTQTVSLGHLSQGEVRMNTPPLSGIPYGIRPEALHSPRAALQPQIEIKPQRSSTPQPAPIRDIVMPPLSSQHPPEEEMHYHHTTVCRGPAPVQSDVLVMQPDYRMHPTSIRLDQYNVPRDVRMIMHPHMAAVGEHHSETRQSRTPEGAVKTPPVSKTPQPGKETPKSSEGKMAHSPHSEPRLLSVPSSSQLPGLPLTQPVVVPHGVQIMHPTGSSFHDYRSVYGDMRNYHTAAQLGHPQFPGASPIGLPSRSMTPSQGLPEGEHSHPSQPVRSKTPQIPQDPKGPPAAGPEQSHHPTVNRHAAQIDPHVHLQRAQADTGQTSYPSPVAISMKQELPSPHQPQAVPKQSMFIPTTSGPGAPPGLPLNRPEPQSALKQEPSPHPISQRPVDMVQLLTKYPIVWQGLLALKNDTAAVQLHFVSGNNVLAHRSLPAPEGGPPLRIAQRMRLEASQLEGVARRMMVESDYCLLLALPCGRDQEDVVNQTESLKAAFISYLQAKQAAGIINVPNPGSNQPAYVLQIFPPCEFSESHLSRLAPDLLASISNISPHLMIVIASV